One Myxococcales bacterium genomic window, AGGGGCAGCTGCCCCTCCAGGACGCAGACCAGCAACCTCATCCGCTGTAACTCCTTGGGAGTCATCGAAATCATGTCCTTCTTCATGGGGGACATAATCGCTAAGCAGTTACAGGGGACAAAGTCGCTAAGCTAATACACTCGGCAAACCCCTGTACCGCGGCGTCGCGGTAGGATAAACATTCGGGAAACGACAGCGAGGACCATGCCGTGTTCGTGCGACCCGATTTGACTTTGCTGCATGCGCCCACCGTCTTCGACTTCCGGCGGCGGACGGTCTTGTACGGCCCGATCAGCGACGTGGTGCCGTCGATGCCGGTGTTCGAGATGTACCCGGTCGGCTTCACGACCATCGCCGAATACCTGCTGGGCCTCGGTTTCGAGACGCAGGTCGTCAACCTGGCCGTCAACATGCTGGCCTCGAACCGCTACGACCCCGAGGCCGTCATCCGCAAGTTGCGCCCGCGCCTCGCCTTCGGGGTCGATCTGCACTGGTTGCCGCACGCCCACGGCGCGGTCGAGGTCGCCGCCCTGGCGAAGCAGCATCATCCCGCGACGCCGGTGATCGTCGGCGGCTGGGCGGCCACGTATTTTCACCGCGAGCTGATCGAGCGCGACTGTTTCGATTTCGTTTTTCGCGGCGATTCGACGGAGATCCCCGTCGGCCAGTTGATGCGCGCCCTGGCCGACCGGGATTTGTCGCGCGAACGCCTGGCCGCGATTCCCAACCTGACGTGGAAGGACGGCGCGGGAAACGTGCACGTCAACGAACTGACCAACGTGCCCGCGTTGCTCGACCGCTGGGGCAACAACTACCTGAACATGTTCAAGATGAGCCTGAAATACGGCTCGATCGCCGCGCAGATTCCTTTTCATGACTGGTGGCATTACCCGATCACGGCGGTGATGACCTGCAAGGGTTGCACGCAGAATTGCGCCATCTGCGGCGGCGCCGGGGCGGCGGTGCGCGACTACGCCGGCCGCGAAAAAACCGCGTTCCGCCCGGCGGAGTTGATCGTCCGCGACATCGCGCGCCTGACCCGCTACACCAATGGCCCGGTGTTTCTGATCGGCGACCTCAATCAGGCCGGGACCGCGTACGCCGACACCGTTCTGCAGGGCTTGCGCCGCCACCGCGTGCGCAACAACGTCATCCTCGAATTGTTCGACGCCGCGCCGCCCGACTATTTCCAGCGCGTCGCCGACGCGGTGCCGCACTTCAACTTCGAAATGAGCCCCGAAACGCACGACGAGGCCGTGCGCCGGCGCGGCGGCAAGCGTTACGGCAACCGGGACGTGATCGCCGCGGTGGACGGCGCGTTGCGGCACGGCGCGGGCAAGTTCGACCTGTACTTCATGATCGGCCTGACGGGCCAGACGCGGCAGTCGGTGCTCGACACCGTGGATTGGGCGGCCGAGCTGCTCGACCGGTTCGACGAGCGGCTGGCGGTGTTCATCAGCCCGCTGGCGCCATTTCTCGATCCGGGCTCGCTGGCCTACGAGCACCCGGAGGCCTACGGTTACAAGATCCTGTTCCGCGATTTCGAAAGCTATCGGCAGGCGATCGCCGCGCCGACGTGGAAGCAGTGCCTGAACTACGAGACGAACTGGCTGACGCGCGACGAGCTGGTGGACGTCACCTACGAGGCCGGCCGCCGCCTCAACCAGGCCAAGTACGACCGCGGCCGCATCGACCTGAAAACCTACCGGCACGTCGACGGCCGCATCGGGCGGGCGATCGACCTGATGGCGCGGTTCGACCGGATTCTCGCCACCGGTGATCCGGCCTACATCGCCCGCGAGTGCGCCGCCCTGAAAAGCGAAGCCGATCAGGCCAGCAGCGACACGGTCAACGCCCCGCACGAAATCAAATGGCGCGTGCTGGGCAACAATTTCAATTACCTGAATATCATTCGCGACTTGGTGAAAGGCCCGGCGGACTGAACGGATCCGGCCTCACGCGCCGCAGCCATTGCCGCCGAGTTGGATGATTTCGCCGCGACGATAACGGGCGATTTCGTATCCCATGCCTTCGTAATAGCCGGTTTTCAGCAGCAGCTCGACGCGGCCGTCGCCGTCGATATCGCCGAGGCCGGCAAGTTCGTCGTAGCCGCTACGCAGGTAGTAATCGCGAAATTCGGCGCTTTTTTCGCCGACGGCGTTGAGGATGACCGACGCCACCCGGGCGTTTTCGTCGTCGGTGGTGAACACGCCGAGGAACATCAGCACCTTTTCCGGATGGTCGTCCAGCGCGTTTTCCGGTTTTCCCTGGCGGGCCTGCACCAGCCATTCCTTTTTGCCGTCGCCGTCGAGGTCGGTTTGCGTCAACCGCTCAACGCGGATATTTTCAAAATCGATTTTTTTCGCTTGCTTCACGTGGGCGCGGAGCAGGGAAGCGAATTTTTTCAATTGCTTGGCATCCTTGATCAACTCCGCCGTTTTTTCCGTTTTCACGACTTGGCCGCGAATGCTCCACAATTCCATTCCCGACGGCTCGCAGATGTCGGCGCTCGCCTGGTCGATTTGAACGGTCTCGAAACCGAGCGATTTTTGATCCAGGTACGGCCGAATCAGCGTTCCCTTCGCCTGCGCTTGTTTTTTGCACGTCTCGTATGAAAGCGTAGAGTCGCCGCCGACGGCCAGACAAAACCAGAGGCTGTTCCGGTCGCCGAACAGCGTGATGCCGCGCTTCAGCAGCGATTTTTTTACCGCGTGTTTGGCGTAGCATTGCAGGCCGTTTTTTTCGAGCTTGGCGGTCGCCTGCAGCGCGTCCTCTTTTTCCGGGTAAGGCCCGGCCGCGACGACTTTCAGGTGCGGCGTCAGGTACTCCCAATCGTCGGTGTCGATCAGCCGGCCCTGGTTTTTCATTAGTCGGTCGATTTTTTTCAGCCGCGCCTCGTTGTCGGCGTCCTTGTCGGCCTGACCGCAAATCACCAACCAGCCATCGTCACGGCTTGGTTTGCTCTCTTTGGATGTACCGGAAGCGATGAACGAAAGGCACAGGAGCAGGCAAAGCGTCGCGATTTTCCATTTTTTCATCGGTCGGTCCTCTTGATCGAATCGTACCGCCGCTTGTTTCCCCGAATCAATGTCCGGTGTTTTTCGCCGTAAAAAATACGGATCGCTTTCCTTGCCATTACTCAATAAAGCCTTAACTTGTACCTTGTTCATCTTGTGCGATCCGCCGACCTCGAAGAGCCAGCGTCAGCCTAACCAAAGGGGGGGAACCATGAGTAACATTCGTACCACGGAAAGGGGCGCCACCGATACGGGAATGGTATTGACCGCCATCGAACCGGGCAAGCACATCTTGCCCAATCTGCCCTACGATTACAACGCGTTGGAGCCGTTCATCGACGCCGAAACGATGAATCTGCACCACACCAAACACCAGCAAGCGTATGTCGACGGACTCAACAAGGTCGAGTTGGCCTTGGTTGAGGCGCGCCATACCAACAATTTTTCGACCATCGCCGCGCTGGAACGCCAATTGGCTTTCCATGCGAGCGGCAAAACGAATCACACCATCTTCTTCAACAACCTGCGGCCCCATTCGATCGCCAAGATCGAACCGGAGGGCGAACTGGCGGTGCGCCTTCAACTCGATTTCGGCAATATCGACACATTCAAGGCGCAGTTCACCCACGTCGCGATGAATATCGAAGGCAACGGTTGGGGTGCTCTGGTGTACGATTCAAATATCGGCCGGCTCTACACCCTGACCATCCTCAACCACCAAAATCTGTCGATTCTGGGCGCGATTCCGCTGCTGCTCATCGATATGTGGGAGCATGCGTACTACCTGAAATTCCAGAATCGCCGGTCCGATTACGTCAAATCGTGGTGGAACGTCGTGGACTGGAATGACGTCGAAAAACGGTTTGAAAAGTTCGTCCGCTGCAATATCTGATCGAGCTGTCGTTGTTCCCCCACGGCTTCCCGGCCTAACCCCTATCATCCTCCTGGGCCGGGAGGCTTTTTTTATCCATATTGTCTCACTAATTTCGGAAAATCGAGATTTTATCTAATTTATTCAGTTAGTTATAATTGTCTAACAGGGCTTGTCAGGCTGCGATTCGATCTTATGTTGACGGTTAAAAGGCGCCGCTCGATCGGGCTCGATCCAGAACGGGCGCCGAGTTCACTTGGAAGCACCAAAAGAGGAGAATTGCCATGAGCATCACCAGAACCACCGAACGGGACGAGACTTCCCGTCTGGTCTTTTTACCGACCGAACCGGGCAAACATACCTTGCCCATCTTGCCGTACGATTACGCTGCCCTGGAGCCGTTCATCGACGCCGAAACGATGAAGTTGCATCACACCAAGCACCAGCAGGCCTACGTCGACGGTCTCAACAAGGCGGAGTTGGCGCTGAAGGAAGCGCGCCAGACCGGCAATTTCAGCGCCATCGCCGCGCTCGAACGGCAACTGGCCTTTCACGGCAGCGGTCACGCGAACCACCTCGTGTTCTTCAACAACCTGCGGCCCAAGGAGATCGCCAAAACCGAGCCCGAAGGAGAACTCGCGGCGCGAATTCAACTGGATTTCGGCGATTTCGGGAAATTCAAAGACCAGTTCACCAATGCCGCCCTGACGGTCGAAGGCAGCGGCTGGGGCGCGCTCGTCTACGATCCGACTTTCGGCCGGCTCTACACCATGGGGTTCCTGAACCACCAGAACCTGAACATTCCGGGCGCGATTCCGTTGTTGCTGGTCGACGTGTGGGAACACGCCTATTACCTGAAATACCAGAACCGCCGCGCCGATTACCTCAAAGCCTGGTGGAACGTGGTGGACTGGAAGGACGTCGAACAGCGGTTCGAGAAGTTCTTCCGCTGCACGATCTGAACGAGGTGAAAAAAAGGCACGGAACGGTTTTCACCGATCCCGTGCCTTTTTGGAATCTCGAGTCGTATCCGTCTTGGCGGAACCGATCAGAGGTTCCTGAAGCTTACCAGCGACGGCCGCCGCCGCCACCGCCGTCACGGCGGGGCTTATCCTGCGCGACGTTGACCTTCAGGGTCCGGCCGTCGAGAATCTTGCCGTCCATCGACAGCGCGGCTTTCGCGGCTTCTTCGTCGGCGAAGGTCACGAAACCAAAGCCACGGCTGCGACCGGTATCACGGTCGGAGATGACTTGGGCCGCTTCGATCGTCCCGAAGGAAGCGAAGGCTTTTTCCAAACCGGCATTGGTGGTGTCCCAGGACAGGCCGCCTACGTAAAGTTTGTTCTGCATCGTATCTTTTCCTTTCAACATGGATGAACTGGTTTCGGGACCATTCCCGAACTGGCGAAGAGCATGAATCCGGTGGTTGTTGTCAGGGATTGAACGAAGAGAACACGACCGTTATTCCAAGCCATCACCATAAACCGGGCACAACCTAGTACGAATCGAAACGGAAATCAATGCGGGGTGAAAAAATTTTTTTCCGGTGAAAAACGGAGCTTTTTTGAACCGAAACGGGCCCTTGGCCACGATCACCGGCCGGCGAGATTCAGTTCGACGCGGTTGTCGACCAGACGCAGATCGCCGCCGCCCTTGGCCTCGCCGATCCATTTTTCCAGAAAACGACGGGCGCGCGCCGGCGGCAGCAAGCGGGTCTGCCAGCGCACCTGCAGATTGCGATTCTGGGTGAACAGCGGGTGCAGAATCACCTTCGTTAGTTTTCGGCCGGTAATTTCCATTTCGGCCAGGAGCGCCTCGGCCGCCTGGTCGTTGCCGGTGCCGAAGGCGCAATTGCCGACCGAATAGATCAGCGGTTTTCCCCGGTAGGTTTCCATGGCCTGCGGCATGTGCGGTCCGTGGCCGATCACGATGTCGGCGCCGCTGTCGAGCGCCAATCGCCCGGTCGCGGTTTGTTTGTCGTCGATCTGGGCGACGTAATTCTCGCCCCAGTGAAAAGTGACGATCAACACGTCGACCAGCGGGCGCAAACCGGCGACCAGGCCGCGCACGTTGGCTTTATTGGCCGGCGCGGTGCCGCGCGAGGGGTCGAAAACCGACTTGTAGCCGAACAAGCCGATCAACCCGATCTTGGTGTCGCCGATTTCGACGATCAACGGCCGCAACGCATCTTCCGACGTGAGGCCGCCGCCGAAATGGTAAATGCCCGCGCGATCGAGATTGGCCAACATCGCCTTTTCGCCGGCGGCGCCGCAATCCATGAAGTGGTTGTTGGCGAGATTGACGAACCGTACGCCGTTGCCGGTCAGGCCGGTCAGCGCGGCCGGCTTCATGTAATAGGCGTATTTTTTCAGCGGGTCGCGCTGGCAATGGGCGACGACCGGCACTTCCAGGTTCACCGCGACGACATCGGCGCGGGCGAAGAGCGGCTGCAGGCTCGCCAGCGGGTATTCCCAGCCGTATTTGAGCAGGTAGGGAAGCGCCAGGTCGTCGAGCATCGTGTCGCCGCCGAACATGACGCGCACCGTCGCGGGGTCCTTGGGTTCCTGGCGAATCCGCAGCGGGTCGGGCATTGGCGTGGCGTCGTCGTCGCAGGCCGCTACGCACAGCACCAGGGCCAGGGCCAGCAGACAAACGAGGCGGGAGCGTGGCATCGTCATGGATCCCGGCTCACTTGAACTGGACGAGCCGGATGTTGACCTTTTGCACCAGCTCCAATTTCGGGTTCACCCGCAGTTCCCAGGTGCCC contains:
- a CDS encoding CapA family protein, whose translation is MPRSRLVCLLALALVLCVAACDDDATPMPDPLRIRQEPKDPATVRVMFGGDTMLDDLALPYLLKYGWEYPLASLQPLFARADVVAVNLEVPVVAHCQRDPLKKYAYYMKPAALTGLTGNGVRFVNLANNHFMDCGAAGEKAMLANLDRAGIYHFGGGLTSEDALRPLIVEIGDTKIGLIGLFGYKSVFDPSRGTAPANKANVRGLVAGLRPLVDVLIVTFHWGENYVAQIDDKQTATGRLALDSGADIVIGHGPHMPQAMETYRGKPLIYSVGNCAFGTGNDQAAEALLAEMEITGRKLTKVILHPLFTQNRNLQVRWQTRLLPPARARRFLEKWIGEAKGGGDLRLVDNRVELNLAGR
- a CDS encoding superoxide dismutase, whose translation is MVLTAIEPGKHILPNLPYDYNALEPFIDAETMNLHHTKHQQAYVDGLNKVELALVEARHTNNFSTIAALERQLAFHASGKTNHTIFFNNLRPHSIAKIEPEGELAVRLQLDFGNIDTFKAQFTHVAMNIEGNGWGALVYDSNIGRLYTLTILNHQNLSILGAIPLLLIDMWEHAYYLKFQNRRSDYVKSWWNVVDWNDVEKRFEKFVRCNI
- a CDS encoding TIGR04190 family B12-binding domain/radical SAM domain protein gives rise to the protein MFVRPDLTLLHAPTVFDFRRRTVLYGPISDVVPSMPVFEMYPVGFTTIAEYLLGLGFETQVVNLAVNMLASNRYDPEAVIRKLRPRLAFGVDLHWLPHAHGAVEVAALAKQHHPATPVIVGGWAATYFHRELIERDCFDFVFRGDSTEIPVGQLMRALADRDLSRERLAAIPNLTWKDGAGNVHVNELTNVPALLDRWGNNYLNMFKMSLKYGSIAAQIPFHDWWHYPITAVMTCKGCTQNCAICGGAGAAVRDYAGREKTAFRPAELIVRDIARLTRYTNGPVFLIGDLNQAGTAYADTVLQGLRRHRVRNNVILELFDAAPPDYFQRVADAVPHFNFEMSPETHDEAVRRRGGKRYGNRDVIAAVDGALRHGAGKFDLYFMIGLTGQTRQSVLDTVDWAAELLDRFDERLAVFISPLAPFLDPGSLAYEHPEAYGYKILFRDFESYRQAIAAPTWKQCLNYETNWLTRDELVDVTYEAGRRLNQAKYDRGRIDLKTYRHVDGRIGRAIDLMARFDRILATGDPAYIARECAALKSEADQASSDTVNAPHEIKWRVLGNNFNYLNIIRDLVKGPAD
- a CDS encoding superoxide dismutase gives rise to the protein MSITRTTERDETSRLVFLPTEPGKHTLPILPYDYAALEPFIDAETMKLHHTKHQQAYVDGLNKAELALKEARQTGNFSAIAALERQLAFHGSGHANHLVFFNNLRPKEIAKTEPEGELAARIQLDFGDFGKFKDQFTNAALTVEGSGWGALVYDPTFGRLYTMGFLNHQNLNIPGAIPLLLVDVWEHAYYLKYQNRRADYLKAWWNVVDWKDVEQRFEKFFRCTI
- a CDS encoding RNA-binding protein encodes the protein MQNKLYVGGLSWDTTNAGLEKAFASFGTIEAAQVISDRDTGRSRGFGFVTFADEEAAKAALSMDGKILDGRTLKVNVAQDKPRRDGGGGGGRRW